The Streptomyces sp. NBC_00286 nucleotide sequence GGGCCGTGCCGCCAACGCCCGTGCCACGGCGACGCGTTGCTGCTGACCGCCGGAGAGCTGGGTCGGCCGGTGCTTGAGCCGGTCGCTCAGACCGACGGTCTCGACCACCTGGCTGAGCCATCCCTTGTCCGGCTTACGGCCCGCTATGTCCATCGGCAGCGTGATGTTCTCGAGCGCGTTCAGCGTCGGCAGCAGGTTGAACGCCTGGAAGATGAAGCCGATCCGGTCCCGGCGCAGCTTCGTGAGTTTCTTGTCCTTGAGGCCGGTGATCTCCGTCTCGTCCAGGTAGATCTGCCCGGAGGTGACGGTGTCGAGGCCGGCGAGGCAATGCATCAGCGTGGACTTGCCGGACCCCGAAGGGCCCATGATCGCGGTGAACTGGCCCCGCGCGATGTCCACATCGACGTGGTCCAGGGCGACGACGCGGGTCTCCCCGGACCCGTACGCCTTGACGACCTGCCGCGCCCGCGCGGCAACGGCCGTTCGCCCTCCAGTGCCCCCGTGCCTGGGAATGCTTACAGCCGTAGTCACGGTATGTCTCCTAAGTCGGTCATCAGGTGGTATGCGTGAACTGCTTGATCTGCGTGCTCTTCTACGTGGAATGAGTCTGTCGGCAGGAGGGGGTCCGGCGCGCTGGTGCTCAGCGCAGTCTTTTCCTGGGGTAAACCCCACCTCCGGAGCTGCGGTACACCGCCCTCAGCGGCGTAAAGCCAGGTTAAGGAGGGGGCATGGGGCGTCTCGTCCTCCGGCGGTACCAAGCCTCCCCGGTCCGTAGTACGGAGGTACCCCTACGGGATCTCCACCCGGCGACGGAGGGGCACTAAGGGTCGGCTGCCCCCTTGAGGCCAGTCGGCGTCACCCCTCCCACATACCTCCCACAGGTTGAGGCTGAAGTGGGAGAGTGTCCTCCGGCAGATAGATGCAGGGGGAAAGGAAATCCGTGAGCCAGGAGGAAACCCAGGGACCGGGGCCCGGGCCGGGACCGGGGCCGGGACCGGGACCGGGGCCCGGGCCGGGACCGGGACCGGGGCCGGGGCCGGGGCCCGGGCCGGGACCGGGGCCGGGACCGGGACCGGGGCCCGGGCCGGGACCGGGACCGGGGCCGGGGCCGGGGCCCGGGCCGGGACCGGGACCGGGGCCGGGGCCGGGGCCGGGGCCGGACACCGACGCACCGTCCGCGCCATCGGCCGCCGAGCAGGTCGACCCCCGTAAACGCCGTGCCGTCGTCGCCGCCCTCATGCTCGCGATGGGCCTGGCCGCGCTCGACTCCACCATCGTGTCGACCGCCGTACCGCAGATCGTGGGCGACCTCGGCGGCTTCTCCGTCTTCTCCTGGCTGTTCTCGGGCTATCTGCTGGCCGTGACGGTCACCCTGCCCGTCTACGGCAAGCTCTCCGACACCTTCGGCCGTAAGCCCGTACTGATCGCGGGCGCGGCCATCTTCCTGCTCGGCTCCCTGCTCTGCGCGCTCGCCTGGAACATGGCGGCGCTCATCGCCTTCCGTATCGTCCAGGGCCTCGGCGGCGGCGCCCTCCAGGGCACCGTCCAGACGCTCGCCGCCGATCTCTACCCGCTGAAGCAACGCCCCAAGATCCAGGCGAAGTTGTCCACGGTCTGGGCGACATCGGCGGTCGCCGGCCCGGCGGTCGGCGGCGTACTCGCGGCGTACGCGGACTGGCGGTGGATCTTCCTCATCAACCTGCCGGTCGGCGCGCTGGCCCTCTGGCTGATCGTCCGCCACCTGCACGAACCCGCGCGGACGCCCGGCCCCCGTCCTCGTATCGACTGGGCGGGCGCGCTCGCGGTCTTCGCGTGCGGCGGCGTACTGCTGACGGCGCTGGTGCAGGGCGGAGTCGCGTGGCCCTGGCTGTCTGCCCCCTCAATCGCCTTGCTGGGTACGGGACTTGCCCTCGTCGCACTCACCGTGGTCATCGAACGCCGGGCCGCCGAACCGATCATCCCCGGCTGGGTCTGGCGCCGCCGCACCATCGCGGCGGTCAATCTGGCGCTCGGCGCGCTGGGTCTGCTGATGGTGGCACCGACGGTCTTCCTCCCGACCTACGCGCAGGCGGTCCTCGGCCTCGCTCCGATAGCGGCCGGATTCGTGCTCTCCGTATGGACGTTGAGCTGGCCGGTGTCGGCGGCGCTCAGCCAGCATGTGTACCGCAGGATCGGCTTCCGCAACTCGGCGCTGATCGGCATCGGCACGGCCGCGCTGCTGCTGCTCGCGTTCCCGTTCCTGCCCTACCCCGGCGAACCCTGGCAGCCGGCCCTGCTCATGCTGCTGCTCGGCGCCGCGCTCGGCCTGTTCCAACTCCCCCTGCTCATAGGCGTCCAGTCGATCGTCGTCTGGTCCGAACGCGGCACGGCCACCGGTTCCGTACTCTTCTGCCGCCAGACCGGCC carries:
- a CDS encoding ABC transporter ATP-binding protein, which codes for MTTAVSIPRHGGTGGRTAVAARARQVVKAYGSGETRVVALDHVDVDIARGQFTAIMGPSGSGKSTLMHCLAGLDTVTSGQIYLDETEITGLKDKKLTKLRRDRIGFIFQAFNLLPTLNALENITLPMDIAGRKPDKGWLSQVVETVGLSDRLKHRPTQLSGGQQQRVAVARALAARPEIIFGDEPTGNLDSRAGAEVLGFLRRSVDELGQTIVMVTHDPVAASYADRVLYLADGRIVDEMWKPTAETVLDRMKDFDARGRTS
- a CDS encoding MFS transporter; its protein translation is MQGERKSVSQEETQGPGPGPGPGPGPGPGPGPGPGPGPGPGPGPGPGPGPGPGPGPGPGPGPGPGPGPGPGPGPGPGPGPDTDAPSAPSAAEQVDPRKRRAVVAALMLAMGLAALDSTIVSTAVPQIVGDLGGFSVFSWLFSGYLLAVTVTLPVYGKLSDTFGRKPVLIAGAAIFLLGSLLCALAWNMAALIAFRIVQGLGGGALQGTVQTLAADLYPLKQRPKIQAKLSTVWATSAVAGPAVGGVLAAYADWRWIFLINLPVGALALWLIVRHLHEPARTPGPRPRIDWAGALAVFACGGVLLTALVQGGVAWPWLSAPSIALLGTGLALVALTVVIERRAAEPIIPGWVWRRRTIAAVNLALGALGLLMVAPTVFLPTYAQAVLGLAPIAAGFVLSVWTLSWPVSAALSQHVYRRIGFRNSALIGIGTAALLLLAFPFLPYPGEPWQPALLMLLLGAALGLFQLPLLIGVQSIVVWSERGTATGSVLFCRQTGQTLGAALFGAVANGVLATRLGGAGDLDAITRSLDSGTLSDHVRHAVADAVHAVYYGAACAAGLAFLVLLLMAPRRFPLIKNATDS